The nucleotide sequence TCCACTTACCGCTGCGCGACGGACGAGTTTCGATGCGGGTCAGGTCGATGCCGTTATGGTGGAATGGCACCAGCAACTCATGCAGTGCACCCGGCTTGTTGCTCACGGAGATAATCACCGAGGTTTTGTCGTCGCCGGTCGGCGGCACTTCCTGGCTGCCGATAATCAAAAACCGCGTGGAGTTATCCGGGCGATCCTCGATTTTCTCAGCCAGTTTGGTTAGGCCATACAGGCTCGCCGCCATGTCACCGGCAATCGCTGCGCTATTCCACTCACCCTTGACCCGTTTAGCCGCCTCGGCGTTGCTCGACACGGCTACGCGCTCAACATTGGGGTAATGCGCGTCCAGCCACTTACGGCACTGGGCCAACGACTGCGCATGGGAATAGATGCGGGTGATCTTGTCGGTCTTGGTGGTTTCGCCAACCAGCAGGTGATGGTGAATGCGCAGCTCGACTTCGCCGCAAATGACCATGTCGTGTTCAAGAAAACTGTCGAGGGTGTGGTTGACTGCACCTTCGGTGGAGTTTTCCACCGGCACCACGCCAAAGTTAACCGCACCAGCGGCCACTTCGCGAAACACCTCATCAATTGCCGCCATCGGCTGACTGATCACCGCGTGACCGAAATGCTTCATCGCCGCCGCTTGGGAGAAGGTGCCTTCTGGGCCAAGGTAGGCAACCTTAAGCGGGTTTTCCAAGGCCAGGCAGGACGACATGATTTCGCGAAACAGCCGCGCCATTTCCTCGTTACCCAAGGGCCCTTGGTTGCGCTCCATAATGCGCTTAAGCACCTGAGCTTCGCGCTCGGGGCGGTAGAACACTGGCTTCTCGCCGACTGGCAGGGCCTTCATTTTGACCCGCGCAACTTCTTCAGCGCAGCTGGCGCGGTCACTGATTAAGGCGAGAATTTTTTCATCGAGGTTATCGATACGCAGGCGCAGCGCCTGTAATTCCTGTT is from Pseudomonas sp. TMP9 and encodes:
- the pheA gene encoding prephenate dehydratase — protein: MTDAISEQELQALRLRIDNLDEKILALISDRASCAEEVARVKMKALPVGEKPVFYRPEREAQVLKRIMERNQGPLGNEEMARLFREIMSSCLALENPLKVAYLGPEGTFSQAAAMKHFGHAVISQPMAAIDEVFREVAAGAVNFGVVPVENSTEGAVNHTLDSFLEHDMVICGEVELRIHHHLLVGETTKTDKITRIYSHAQSLAQCRKWLDAHYPNVERVAVSSNAEAAKRVKGEWNSAAIAGDMAASLYGLTKLAEKIEDRPDNSTRFLIIGSQEVPPTGDDKTSVIISVSNKPGALHELLVPFHHNGIDLTRIETRPSRSGKWTYVFFIDFVGHHRDPLIKDVLEKINQEAVALKVLGSYPKAVL